Proteins from one Phocoena sinus isolate mPhoSin1 chromosome 8, mPhoSin1.pri, whole genome shotgun sequence genomic window:
- the LOC116758592 gene encoding serum amyloid A protein-like codes for MSTMKLFTGLILCSLVLGVHSRWFSFLGEAYEGAKDMWRAYSDMKEARYINSDKYFHARGNYDAAQRGPGGVWAAEVISDARENIQRVTDLFQHGDSGHGVEDSKADQFANEWGRSGKDPNYFRPAGLPGKY; via the exons ATGAG CACAATGAAGCTTTTCACAGGCCTCATTCTCTGCTCCTTGGTGCTGGGAGTCCACAGCCGATGGTTTTCCTTCCTTGGTGAGGCTTATGAAG GGGCTAAAGACATGTGGAGAGCCTACTCtgacatgaaagaagccagatacataAATTCAGACAAGTACTTTCACGCCCGGGGCAACTATGACGCTGCCCAAAGGGGACCTGGGGGCGTCTGGGCTGCTGAAGTGATCAG CGATGCCAGAGAGAATATTCAGAGAGTCACAGACCTTTTTCAGCATGGAGACAGTGGCCACGGAGTGGAGGACTCAAAGGCCGACCAGTTTGCCAATGAATGGGGCCGGAGCGGCAAAGACCCCAATTACTTCAGACCTGCAGGCCTGCCCGGCAAGTACTGA
- the LOC116757920 gene encoding serum amyloid A protein-like — MKLFTGLILCSLVLGVHSRWFSFLGEAYEGAKDMWRAYSDMKEARYINSDKYFHARGNYDAAQRGPGGVWAAEVISDARENIQRVTDLFQHGDSGHGVEDSKADQFANEWGRSGKDPNYFRPAGLPGKY; from the exons ATGAAGCTTTTCACAGGCCTCATTCTCTGCTCCTTGGTGCTGGGAGTCCACAGCCGATGGTTTTCCTTCCTTGGTGAGGCTTATGAAG GGGCTAAAGACATGTGGAGAGCCTACTCtgacatgaaagaagccagatacataAATTCAGACAAGTACTTTCACGCCCGGGGCAACTATGACGCTGCCCAAAGGGGACCTGGGGGCGTCTGGGCTGCTGAAGTGATCAG CGATGCCAGAGAGAATATTCAGAGAGTCACAGACCTTTTTCAGCATGGAGACAGTGGCCACGGAGTGGAGGACTCAAAGGCCGACCAGTTTGCCAATGAATGGGGCCGGAGCGGCAAAGACCCCAATTACTTCAGACCTGCAGGCCTGCCCGGCAAGTACTGA